One window of Candidatus Polarisedimenticolia bacterium genomic DNA carries:
- a CDS encoding RNA polymerase sigma factor RpoD/SigA, which produces MEEENVIRKRVSSETLKKYLQEISKLERITPDEEKVLGSLIQEKGDKEALQKLVEANLRFVVSFAKKYRGCGLSFLDLINEGNIGLIEAAKRFNPTKNVKFITYAVWWVRQAIVHALSDHSGAFRLPQKQANLLYRIGKTISQLTLELERSPTAEEIARKLEIQVEEVTNLLQVSDENVSLSTVIDEEHDFHLSDKLEQDQIPSADEELLRDSLKTHLAACLDELDPKEEKVLRLRFGLGEEEPKTLKEIGEMMGLSRERIRQIEAQALEKLNRSQKCQQLRGYLN; this is translated from the coding sequence ATGGAAGAGGAAAACGTCATCCGGAAGCGGGTCTCATCGGAGACCCTGAAGAAATATCTCCAGGAGATCTCGAAGCTGGAGAGGATCACGCCGGACGAGGAGAAGGTCCTCGGAAGTCTCATCCAGGAGAAGGGGGATAAGGAAGCGCTGCAGAAGCTGGTCGAGGCGAACCTGAGGTTCGTGGTCAGCTTCGCCAAGAAGTACCGGGGCTGCGGACTGTCGTTCCTGGATCTCATCAACGAGGGGAACATCGGTCTGATCGAGGCCGCCAAGCGCTTCAACCCGACGAAGAACGTCAAATTCATCACTTACGCCGTCTGGTGGGTGCGTCAGGCGATCGTCCACGCCCTGTCGGACCACAGCGGTGCCTTCCGGCTACCCCAGAAGCAAGCCAACCTCCTCTACCGCATCGGCAAGACGATCTCCCAGCTCACGCTCGAGCTGGAGCGCTCCCCGACCGCCGAGGAGATCGCCCGCAAGCTGGAGATCCAGGTGGAGGAGGTGACCAACCTCCTGCAGGTCTCCGACGAGAATGTGTCGCTGTCGACGGTCATCGACGAGGAGCACGACTTCCATCTCTCCGACAAGCTCGAGCAGGACCAGATCCCTTCCGCGGACGAGGAGCTGCTGCGCGATTCGCTGAAGACCCATCTGGCGGCGTGCCTGGACGAGCTCGACCCGAAGGAGGAGAAGGTGCTGCGGCTGCGGTTCGGGCTGGGCGAGGAGGAGCCGAAGACCCTCAAGGAGATCGGCGAGATGATGGGCCTGTCGCGGGAGCGCATCCGCCAGATCGAGGCCCAGGCGCTGGAGAAGCTGAACCGCTCGCAGAAGTGCCAGCAGCTGCGCGGCTACCTGAACTGA
- a CDS encoding acetyl-CoA C-acyltransferase, whose amino-acid sequence MAREAWVLAGARTPMAEYNGRFRSLTEVQLGALAAKSAIERSHVPLDKFNHAVIGNAQQTSGNAVYGARHVALKAGLPIEVPALTINRLCGSGIQSVITATQLIRLEEADVVLAGGMENMSQAPHVIRGARTGFRLGEGKLEDSLMVALMDSHCGLYMAQTAEKIARERDISRRDQDAFALLSQQRAKAAKEAGRFADEIVPVTVTEGRKEFVVSEDDHARPETTLEGLSKLSPSFGKDGTVTAGNASGIVDGGAAVVVAASKDPLRKPLGRVIAWGITGVEPSIMGIGPVPATRLALKSAGLSLKEIDLVEVNEAFAAQYLAVEKDLGLDRERVNVNGGAIALGHPLGATGTRLILTLLLELGRRGGRFGLATACIGGGQGIAIIVESAGRS is encoded by the coding sequence GTGGCACGAGAAGCATGGGTTCTGGCGGGTGCTCGGACCCCCATGGCCGAGTACAACGGGCGCTTCAGGAGCCTCACCGAGGTACAGCTCGGGGCCCTCGCCGCCAAAAGCGCCATCGAGAGGTCGCACGTCCCCCTCGACAAGTTCAATCACGCCGTCATCGGCAACGCGCAGCAGACCAGCGGCAACGCGGTTTATGGAGCGCGCCATGTGGCGCTCAAGGCGGGCCTCCCCATCGAAGTGCCTGCCCTGACGATCAACCGCCTGTGCGGCTCCGGCATCCAGTCGGTGATTACCGCGACCCAGCTCATCCGCCTGGAGGAGGCCGACGTGGTCCTGGCGGGCGGCATGGAGAACATGAGCCAGGCCCCGCACGTGATCCGCGGCGCCCGCACCGGCTTCCGTCTGGGGGAAGGAAAGCTCGAGGATTCCCTCATGGTGGCCCTGATGGATTCGCACTGCGGGCTGTACATGGCGCAGACGGCCGAGAAGATTGCCCGCGAGCGCGACATCTCGCGCCGCGACCAGGATGCCTTCGCGCTGCTGAGCCAGCAGCGCGCCAAAGCCGCGAAGGAGGCGGGACGGTTTGCGGATGAGATCGTTCCGGTGACGGTGACCGAGGGGCGCAAGGAATTCGTCGTGAGCGAGGACGACCATGCGCGGCCCGAGACGACGCTGGAAGGGCTCTCGAAGCTCTCACCTTCCTTCGGCAAGGACGGCACCGTCACGGCGGGCAACGCCTCCGGGATCGTGGACGGCGGCGCCGCGGTGGTGGTGGCGGCAAGCAAGGATCCGCTCCGCAAGCCTCTCGGCCGGGTGATCGCCTGGGGAATCACGGGCGTCGAGCCGAGCATCATGGGCATCGGCCCGGTGCCGGCGACGCGTCTGGCGCTGAAGTCCGCGGGGCTGTCGCTCAAGGAGATCGACCTGGTCGAGGTCAACGAGGCCTTCGCGGCGCAGTACCTCGCCGTGGAGAAGGACCTGGGTCTGGATCGGGAGCGTGTCAACGTGAACGGCGGGGCCATCGCCCTGGGGCATCCCCTTGGGGCCACCGGCACGCGGCTGATCCTGACGCTGCTGCTGGAGCTGGGCCGCCGCGGCGGCCGTTTCGGGCTGGCGACGGCCTGCATCGGCGGCGGGCAGGGGATTGCCATCATCGTGGAGTCGGCCGGCCGGAGCTGA
- the dnaJ gene encoding molecular chaperone DnaJ: protein MDYYKVLGVGRKASAAEIKKAFKRLARKCHPDLNPGNRTAEEQFKRITEAYEVLSDSEKRRRYDQTGSASGPAAPPPPGDFGRGPRDFGRGPGPAGFDFDAGAFGGGGGFSDIFEELFRQSRTQQRGPSPGEDRVTTFRIGFFDALKGLETSLELEREAPCDQCGGSGHVRSARPRVCPDCEGTGKIQRRGGRIRFTSECPTCGGTGKLQEEPCSRCAGTGKTSRRERVRVQIPAGVDTGSRVRLAGKGAAGSQGGPPGDLYIQIQVEPHPYFSRAGDQILITVPVTFSEAGLGAKVEVPTIDGPALIRIPPGTQSGQKLRLKGKGAPSLKGPGRGDQIVEVKVVTPQVRDEKTRALLRELGPLEGQDLRVHLKAHS from the coding sequence AAGGCCTTCAAGCGCCTGGCGCGCAAGTGCCATCCCGATCTCAACCCCGGAAACCGGACGGCGGAAGAGCAGTTCAAGCGCATCACCGAGGCCTACGAGGTCCTCTCGGATTCCGAGAAGCGTCGGCGCTACGACCAGACCGGCTCGGCTTCCGGGCCCGCCGCACCGCCTCCGCCGGGAGACTTCGGGAGAGGGCCCAGAGATTTCGGGCGTGGACCTGGTCCCGCGGGATTCGATTTCGACGCCGGAGCCTTCGGCGGTGGCGGCGGCTTCTCCGACATCTTCGAAGAGCTGTTCCGGCAATCGCGCACCCAGCAGCGCGGCCCGTCGCCTGGAGAAGACCGGGTCACCACCTTCCGCATCGGCTTCTTCGACGCCCTCAAAGGCCTGGAAACCTCCCTCGAGCTCGAGCGCGAGGCTCCGTGCGATCAGTGCGGCGGCAGCGGGCATGTCCGCTCCGCCCGGCCGCGCGTCTGTCCCGATTGCGAGGGCACGGGAAAGATACAGCGCCGCGGCGGACGCATCCGCTTCACCTCCGAGTGCCCGACCTGCGGCGGGACCGGGAAGCTGCAGGAAGAGCCGTGCAGCCGCTGTGCGGGGACGGGCAAAACGTCGCGGCGGGAGCGCGTCCGCGTGCAGATTCCCGCCGGTGTGGACACAGGATCGCGCGTGCGCCTGGCCGGCAAGGGAGCGGCGGGAAGCCAGGGCGGACCTCCCGGCGATCTCTACATCCAGATCCAGGTCGAGCCCCATCCTTACTTCTCACGCGCCGGCGATCAGATTCTCATCACGGTGCCGGTCACCTTCTCCGAGGCCGGCCTGGGCGCCAAAGTCGAGGTGCCCACGATCGACGGTCCGGCGCTCATCAGGATTCCGCCCGGCACCCAGAGCGGCCAGAAGCTGCGGCTGAAAGGAAAGGGGGCGCCCTCGCTCAAAGGCCCCGGTCGCGGCGATCAGATCGTCGAGGTCAAGGTGGTCACGCCGCAGGTGCGTGACGAGAAGACGCGCGCGCTGCTGCGCGAGCTGGGGCCGCTCGAAGGTCAGGATTTGCGCGTCCATCTGAAGGCCCATTCGTAG
- a CDS encoding enoyl-CoA hydratase-related protein, which produces MTYKNLIVESKDRIGRVTVNRPEKLNALNRETLGELEAAFEEFAANPEVGAVILTGSGGKAFIAGADIGELARLTPVEGRDYARYGQRLFARIETLGKPVLAAVNGYALGGGCEIALACTLRFAAATARFGQPEVNLGIIPGYGGTQRLARLVGRGKAQELILTGEMIDAAEALRIGLVNQVWDPAELLAKTEGVASAILSKGPLAVRYALEAVARGLEMPLRDGLDYEATLFSVLCASEDMKEGTQAFLEKRKARFQGR; this is translated from the coding sequence ATGACTTACAAGAACCTCATCGTGGAGAGCAAGGATCGGATCGGCCGGGTGACCGTCAACCGTCCGGAGAAGCTCAACGCCTTGAACCGCGAGACGCTCGGAGAGCTGGAAGCGGCCTTCGAGGAGTTTGCGGCCAATCCCGAGGTAGGCGCGGTCATCCTCACGGGATCGGGCGGCAAGGCCTTCATCGCCGGCGCCGACATCGGCGAGCTGGCGCGGCTCACCCCGGTGGAGGGGCGTGACTATGCCCGCTACGGCCAGCGGCTGTTCGCCCGTATTGAGACGCTGGGCAAGCCCGTCCTGGCGGCGGTGAACGGCTATGCGCTGGGGGGTGGCTGCGAGATCGCCCTGGCCTGCACCCTGCGCTTCGCCGCCGCGACCGCCCGCTTCGGGCAGCCCGAGGTCAACCTCGGAATCATCCCGGGATATGGCGGCACCCAGCGGCTCGCGCGCCTGGTGGGGCGCGGCAAGGCGCAGGAGCTGATCCTCACGGGTGAGATGATCGACGCGGCGGAGGCGCTGCGCATCGGGCTGGTCAACCAGGTGTGGGATCCGGCGGAGCTCCTGGCCAAAACCGAGGGAGTGGCATCCGCCATCCTCTCGAAGGGACCCCTGGCGGTGCGCTATGCGCTGGAGGCTGTGGCGCGCGGCCTGGAGATGCCGCTGCGGGACGGATTGGACTACGAGGCGACGCTGTTCTCGGTCCTGTGCGCCTCCGAAGACATGAAGGAAGGGACCCAGGCCTTCCTGGAGAAGCGGAAAGCGAGATTCCAGGGGCGCTAA
- a CDS encoding helix-turn-helix transcriptional regulator, with the protein MKKKEIREAYYMISVVSRRFDVHPQTLRLYEREGLLKPSRTDGNTRLYSDEDLERLARILRLTRELGVNLAGVEVILKMQEAMDSMEKDFNRLLASLRDELAKRREEASQRSPHALMKSPPSRVVPLKKG; encoded by the coding sequence ATGAAGAAAAAGGAAATCCGGGAAGCCTATTACATGATCAGCGTCGTCTCGCGACGCTTCGACGTCCATCCACAGACCCTCCGGTTGTACGAGCGCGAAGGCCTGCTCAAGCCCTCGCGCACCGACGGGAACACGCGGCTCTACTCGGACGAAGACCTGGAGCGCCTGGCCCGCATCCTCCGTCTGACCCGCGAGCTTGGGGTGAACCTCGCCGGCGTCGAGGTGATCCTCAAGATGCAGGAGGCGATGGACAGCATGGAGAAGGATTTCAACCGCCTGCTGGCCTCCCTGCGCGACGAGCTGGCCAAGCGCCGCGAAGAAGCCTCACAGCGATCCCCGCATGCCCTGATGAAGTCGCCGCCCTCGAGAGTGGTCCCGCTCAAGAAGGGGTGA
- a CDS encoding ATP-binding protein: protein MESPSPRCPICLDEGFRVEEGIGGASRAVPCECARSRGPGSLIESARIPPRFERCSFESYHAFSHRQRLAKQEIERFAREYPVQEYGMLLMGPPGVGKTHLAVALMNHLIHEKGVGCLFIDFQDLLKEIQNSYNAASDLTEMALLQPVFSCEVLVLDDLGARKPSAWVADTLSHVINTRYNQMRTTILTTNYQDDPPGKEEATLSEKISDRMRSRLHEMCRTIEITGDDYRKKVHKSRTDFFSQR, encoded by the coding sequence ATGGAATCGCCGTCGCCGCGCTGTCCGATCTGCCTCGACGAGGGGTTCCGGGTCGAGGAGGGGATCGGCGGCGCCTCCCGCGCCGTTCCATGCGAGTGCGCCCGCAGCCGCGGCCCCGGCAGCCTCATCGAGTCGGCGCGCATCCCACCCCGCTTTGAGCGCTGCAGCTTCGAGAGCTACCATGCCTTCTCACACCGGCAGCGGCTGGCGAAGCAGGAAATCGAGCGCTTCGCCCGCGAGTACCCGGTGCAGGAATACGGGATGCTCCTGATGGGTCCGCCGGGAGTTGGGAAGACGCACCTCGCCGTGGCGCTCATGAACCACCTGATCCACGAGAAGGGGGTCGGCTGTCTGTTCATCGATTTCCAGGACCTGCTCAAGGAAATCCAGAATAGCTACAACGCCGCCTCCGACCTGACCGAGATGGCGCTGCTCCAGCCGGTGTTCAGCTGCGAGGTCCTGGTACTGGACGATCTCGGCGCGCGCAAGCCCTCCGCCTGGGTCGCCGATACTCTCTCACACGTGATCAACACACGTTACAACCAGATGCGGACCACCATCCTGACCACTAATTACCAGGACGATCCTCCCGGGAAGGAAGAGGCCACGTTGTCGGAGAAAATCTCCGACCGGATGCGCTCGCGGCTTCACGAGATGTGCCGGACGATCGAGATCACCGGCGACGATTACCGTAAGAAAGTGCACAAGTCCCGCACGGATTTCTTCTCGCAGCGCTGA
- a CDS encoding 3-hydroxyacyl-CoA dehydrogenase family protein, whose translation MTIRSVGVVGSGLMGSGIAQISAQAGYSTVVLEVSKDLLDKGMKRLDGFLRGGVEKGKMTAEEKDRIMARLKGTTEIRDLEGCDLVIEAITENLEAKRELFARADKVCSPRTVFATNTSSLCVTEMMTATARPGRFVGLHFFNPVPLMRLVEVIRTIVTEPEAEEVALEFVRAAGKVPIRTSDRTGFIVNRLLVPYILDAIRALESGVGSIEEIDAGMKLGCGHPMGPFTLLDFVGLDTTYYIAGIMFDEFKEPRFAAPPLLKRMVLAGMHGRKTGKGFYDYSQDPPVPNQRLTS comes from the coding sequence ATGACGATTCGCAGCGTCGGAGTGGTGGGATCGGGGCTCATGGGATCGGGGATCGCGCAGATTTCCGCGCAGGCAGGCTATTCGACCGTCGTCCTGGAGGTTTCCAAGGATCTCCTCGACAAGGGGATGAAGCGGCTGGACGGCTTCCTGCGCGGCGGCGTCGAGAAGGGGAAGATGACGGCGGAAGAGAAGGACCGGATCATGGCGCGTCTCAAGGGCACCACGGAGATCCGCGATCTCGAAGGCTGCGATCTGGTCATCGAGGCGATCACCGAGAACCTCGAGGCGAAGCGCGAGCTGTTCGCCCGGGCCGACAAGGTCTGCTCTCCCCGCACCGTCTTCGCGACCAACACCTCCTCGCTCTGCGTCACCGAGATGATGACCGCCACCGCGCGCCCCGGCCGCTTCGTCGGCCTGCACTTCTTCAACCCGGTCCCTCTGATGAGGCTGGTGGAGGTGATCCGGACCATCGTCACCGAGCCGGAGGCGGAGGAGGTGGCGCTGGAGTTCGTGCGGGCCGCCGGCAAGGTCCCGATCCGGACCTCGGATCGCACCGGCTTCATCGTGAACCGCCTGCTGGTCCCTTACATTCTCGACGCCATCCGCGCCCTGGAGAGCGGCGTGGGGAGCATCGAGGAGATCGACGCCGGCATGAAGCTGGGATGCGGCCATCCCATGGGTCCGTTCACCCTGCTCGACTTCGTCGGGCTGGACACCACCTACTACATCGCCGGCATCATGTTCGACGAGTTCAAGGAGCCCCGCTTCGCCGCGCCGCCGCTGCTGAAGAGGATGGTGCTGGCAGGGATGCACGGGCGCAAGACGGGCAAGGGTTTCTACGATTATTCGCAGGATCCCCCGGTGCCCAACCAGCGGCTCACGTCCTGA